Within the Borrelia puertoricensis genome, the region TAGATTCTACTACACCTGCAGACTCAGCAACCGGTAGCCAGCAATAATAAATAATTATTAAAATATACATAACTAAATAAAGTCATTTGAGGAAAACTTTTATCTTTGTGAGAATTGTTTTCCTTTTGTTTGTATTTTTGCCCTTGTGATGTAATAAGGAGGCACGTGATAATGAAAAGAATTACTTTATGTGCGTTATTAATGACTTTATTTTTACTCTTATCTTGTAATAATTCAGGAAAAAATCTTAAAGATGATGAAGTGGCTAAATCTGATGGTTCTGTTATTGACCTAGCTAAAATAACTAAGAACATTACAGATTCTGTTGCTTTTGCTAAAGATGTTAAAGAAGTTCATTCTTTAGTTAAGTCTATTGATGACCTTGCTAAAGCTATTGGAGCGAAAATTAAAGATTCTTATGAGCTTGATACTACCAATTCTGGTCATAATGGAGCGTTACTTGCTGGGGTGTTTCAAGTAATATTGACTGTAGAAACCAAGTTGAAATCATTAAAGCAGTCAGCTAAACTCCCTGAGTCACTTAAGGCAAAGGTTACTGCTGCTGAGCAATCAAGTAAAAAATTCTTAGACAAATTGAAAGGTGAGAATGCAGCTCTTGGTAAAGAAGATGCTTCTGATGCTGATGCAAAAAAAGCTATAGATAAAAATGATAATACTGGAGGTAAAGGTAAGGAAGAGCTCGGTGAACTAAACACAGCAATTGATGCATTGTTAACAGCTGCAGACGCTGCAGTAACAGCTTCAATTAATGAGCTTACAACTTCTTCTAAACCCGCTAACACCTAAGGGATAAACAAGTTAATTAACTATTATAATGATTACTTTTTAATCAATCGTTATTTTCTTATAAAATAAAGTCTATAAATAATAAGCTAGGAGTTTGCTTCTCTTAGCTTTTTTTGTTCCTTTATTCTCTATTTACTTCTTTTACTTCTTTATTATACTTCTTAGTTGTGGCAGTGGTACTACTAGTGCTGAGGATCCTAAAACCACATTCTTAAACTCTATTGCTAATTTAGGTAAAGGGTTCTTAGATGTTTTTACTTCTCTTTCTGATATGATTACTGGGGCTTTTGGTATTAAGGCTGAGACTAAGAAATCTGATATTGGTAACTATTTCACTTCTATTGAAAAAGCTATGAACACAGTTAAAGA harbors:
- a CDS encoding Vsp/OspC family lipoprotein, which encodes MKRITLCALLMTLFLLLSCNNSGKNLKDDEVAKSDGSVIDLAKITKNITDSVAFAKDVKEVHSLVKSIDDLAKAIGAKIKDSYELDTTNSGHNGALLAGVFQVILTVETKLKSLKQSAKLPESLKAKVTAAEQSSKKFLDKLKGENAALGKEDASDADAKKAIDKNDNTGGKGKEELGELNTAIDALLTAADAAVTASINELTTSSKPANT